One genomic window of Solanum dulcamara chromosome 10, daSolDulc1.2, whole genome shotgun sequence includes the following:
- the LOC129869983 gene encoding protease Do-like 9, whose protein sequence is MAGVNKRKRGRNPKSDPPSTPDIPTSTAPSTSPHIDDVVFSVSNVELIDPLPSSASHRPRRGRPRKIPALPENSNPTNPENGKTLKVTSPTRRLIDKPNGVASLISSEGTSINASVARVVPVMDAVVKVFCVHTEPNYSLPWQRKRQYSSSSSGFVIKERRVLTNAHSVEHYTQVKLKKRGSDTKYVATVLAIGTECDIALLTVDGDEFWEGVSPVEFGDLPALQDAVTVVGYPIGGDTISVTSGVVSRIEILSYVHGSTELLGLQIDAAINSGNSGGPAFNDKGNCVGIAFQSLKHEDVENIGYVIPTPVITHFIKDYEKNGAYTGFPILGVEWQKMENPDLRLSMGMKPDQKGVRIRRIDPTAPESMMLMPSDVILSFDGVDIANDGTVPFRHGERIGFSYLVSQKYSGDGAAVKVLRRNSEILNFIIKLATQMRLIPAHNKGRPPSYYIIAGFVFTTVSVPYLRSEYGKDYEYEAPVKLLDKLLHEFRQSPDEQIVVVSQVLVADINIGYEEIVNTQVLAFNGEPVKNLKSLARMVEKCNDEFLKFDLEYQQVVVLQTETAKSATSDILTTHCIPCAMSEDLRT, encoded by the exons ATGGCTGGTGTAAACAAACGAAAACGAGGAAGAAACCCCAAATCAGATCCCCCTTCAACACCAGACATCCCAACATCCACGGCCCCATCAACTTCACCCCACATTGACGACGTCGTTTTCTCAGTCAGCAACGTTGAGCTAATCGACCCACTTCCTTCTTCCGCTTCCCACCGTCCTCGCCGTGGGAGGCCTCGCAAAATACCCGCTCTACCCGAGAACTCTAACCCCACCAACCCCGAAAATGGAAAAACCCTAAAAGTCACCTCCCCTACACGACGCTTAATTGATAAACCCAATGGGGTAGCTTCTCTTATTTCTTCTGAGGGTACTAGTATAAATGCTTCTGTTGCTAGGGTGGTGCCGGTGATGGATGCTGTAGTCAAGGTGTTTTGTGTTCACACCGAACCGAATTATTCCCTTCCGTGGCAGCGGAAGCGACAGTATAGTTCAAGTAGTAGTGGGTTCGTTATCAAAGAAAGAAGGGTTCTCACGAATGCACACTCTGTTGAGCATTACACGCAGGTTAAGTTGAAGAAGAGAGGGTCAGATACCAAGTATGTAGCAACTGTGCTCGCTATTGGAACTGAATGTGATATTG CTTTGCTTACTGTGGATGGTGATGAGTTCTGGGAAGGGGTCTCACCTGTGGAATTTGGGGATTTGCCAGCGCTGCAAGATGCTGTGACAGTAGTAGGTTATCCAATTGGTGGTGACACAATCTCCGTGACAAGTGGTGTTGTTTCACGCATAGAGATATTATCTTATGTTCATGGGTCTACTGAACTTTTGGGGCTCCAG ATTGATGCTGCTATAAATTCTGGAAATTCTGGTGGGCCTGCTTTTAATGATAAAGGAAATTGTGTAGGTATCGCATTTCAGTCCCTTAAACATGAAGATGTGGAGAATATTGGTTATGTCATCCCAACACCTGTAATCACACACTTCATTAAAGACTATGAGAAGAATGGAGCATATACCG GATTTCCCATTCTTGGGGTTGAGTGGCAGAAGATGGAAAATCCAGATCTGCGTTTATCAATGGGAATGAAACCTGACCAGAAAGGTGTCCGTATAAGAAGAATCGACCCTACTGCCCCAGAGTCGATGATGTTGATGCCATCTGATGTAATCCTAAGCTTCGATGGGGTTGATATTGCCAATGATGGAACAG TTCCATTTCGGCATGGAGAGCGTATAGGTTTTAGTTATCTTGTATCCCAAAAATATTCCGGTGACGGCGCTGCAGTTAAAGTTCTTCGTCGTAATTCTGAGATATTAAATTTCATCATCAAACTTGCAACTCAGATGAGGCTTATTCCTGCTCACAACAAGGGGAGACCTccatcatattatattatagctGGGTTTGTTTTTACAACTGTATCTGTTCCATATCTTCGTTCAGAG TATGGAAAGGATTATGAGTACGAAGCTCCTGTAAAGCTATTGGACAAACTCTTACATGAGTTTCGACAATCACCTGATGAACAGATTGTTGTGGTTTCCCAG GTTCTTGTTGCTGACATTAACATCGGATATGAGGAGATAGTTAATACTCAG GTTCTTGCTTTCAACGGTGAGCCTGTAAAAAATTTGAAGAGCTTGGCCAGGATGGTAGAGAAGTGCAATgatgagtttttgaagtttGATTTGGAATATCAGCAG GTAGTAGTCCTTCAGACAGAGACAGCAAAATCTGCAACATCAGACATCCTTACTACACATTGTATTCCTTGTGCCATGTCCGAGGATCTCAGGACGTAA